Proteins encoded in a region of the Octopus sinensis linkage group LG8, ASM634580v1, whole genome shotgun sequence genome:
- the LOC115214802 gene encoding uncharacterized protein K02A2.6-like: MAFLDDLFVRYGIPDTFTLKELKKFCKIHAMKHLTTQPYHPRSKGLAERFVDTLKRALKKSRNELLADTALTQFLSVYLIMPNPKTISDEELEQAIAMKLMEEKAGVFESLSDLSTSEKELEMVARKLDEKLDYTYAGCSLYPKAKLLAFYEAELLFTQH, encoded by the exons ATGGCATTTCTAGACGATCTTTTTGTGCGATATGGCATCCCAGACACTTTCACGTTGAAGGAATTAAAAAAGTTTTGCAAGATACATGCCATGAAACATCTCACTACTCAGCCATACCATCCGAGATCGAAAGGACTGGCAGAACGTTTCGTAGACACGCTTAAGAGGGCGCTGAAAAAATCTAGGAATGAGCTACTAGCTGATACTGCATTGACGCAATTCTTAAGTGTTTACTTAATAATGCCTAACCCCAAAACCATTTCAG atgaggaGCTGGAACAGGCAATTGCAATGAAGCTGATGGAAgaaaaggctggagttttcgagtctttGTCAGACTTGTCTacgtctgagaaggagctagaaatggTAGCGAGGAAATTGGACGAGAAGCTGGATTATACctatgccggt TGTAGTCTATATCCAAAAGCAAAGTTGTTAGCCTTTTATGAAGCAGAACTTCTATTCACACAACATTGA